The window TGCTGCAAAAAAGGTACCCGCATACCATGTAAATTGAATTGATGCTATCAATGTTACcgatgctactgatgctactacTTTAAAGGTATTCAACAGTTGTATTAATTTGATCTTAGTATGCAGATTAGCTATGGTATTGAGTTACAGCTGGGGTGCCGGATAGCTTCCCCCTATCTAGAGGCAAACACTCATCACGTAGGCAATAAATAATTGTTTAAACATTCGTATATTCTCGTCCTGTAGGCTTTCAAGCCGCGGTATCTAAACCACACACATGCGCCATATAAAATTCCCCGGATAACGTCGATCCGCTGTTCCAACACCCCCAAAAATTCCCATGAAGATTTGCAACAACACCGAAAAGGGGCGACTCCAAATATAAATGGAAAAGCCCGAGAAAATCCCTTTGAAAAACCCGACCCGCAAAACCAGATCTCATTGTTCATATGTAGCTTTCCCTTCCTCCCAAAGCCCACTCCAATATGCTTCGCAAaatagaaacaaaaaaatgaaaaacaCACGAGATAATAATCAAAcagttgtctttttttctcagacGGAGAGAGGGAATATCCAGTAACACAAGGGGCTCGCGTGTTCGTCAgagcagcgaaaagaagaaccAAACAGGACAGATCCACACGCTGTGTCTCCCAAAGGGGAGATATTGTAACAAGTttcgaaaaaaaagacgagacaaaaaaacaaaagaacaagccGCTTTCCCCGGTTCGATTTGCACACTGCGGCGCCGCAATCAACTCCCCCAAAGAAAATCGACTCAGACCAACTCCCCGATTGTTTCCcagtaatagtaataaaaggttgtaaaaaaaagcaaaaagaaccGTTTCCAGTATAGTGATGCCGCAAACAAGAACCGCTCATCTTCCCAAGAACCCCGCCAGCCCAAGGTATTTCCCGTATGTGACTAGACAAGAACAGCCGCGCCGCTTCCAACACAATTTCATAAGATACTCGCTTCTatatctttctttttttggttgtcTTGATGACTTCGTAACCCGTATAACCGCAAGGCAGAAGGCATTTTATAGTGTTTTTAAGCAGGAAGGACAATGCACTTCCAGAGATGGTGAGACGCCGGATAGTCGTTATAAAAATGAGAAAATAAACCCCACAACTCCACTGTCGGTTACCGATGCAACACAATTATAGAGAAATGCAAGGAAATTGCCGTGAtacaaggaagaaaaaaaaatcaaaaacGCCATGCGTTCCCAGCAGCCTCAAACTCAGCAAGGCGGCATTTTGCAAGAGAAGTaacaaaaacagaaaaatGGTATCGATCTTTCTCAAGTCGCGCCGGTAATATCCTCGTAAGAAAATTCTGTCGAAACAAATCGGTGTATGGCAGATTAAAGGTGCTTATACAAAAGAATGGGTAGAGGTGTGATGATATGTTGAGAGGTGAGAAGGATGgttttgtgttttttgtGGAGGTAGCCTATGACCAGTTGAAGGCGACTGCCAGCAACCGCAGGTCTataggagagagagagagaggtagagagagtagaagagaagagtcaACAGCCTCGAGGAACCCAGCCCACGAAAAAGGTGATATGTCACTTTGGTTTTTGAAAGTTTCGCTTGTGCCCGCCatgacaaaagaaaaagagtgCCGTAAAACAAAGACGCAatcgtgttttttttcttcaacgAACGCACAGCACGCGACAGCAAGTGCGAGGGAGTCGTCTTCACAATATCCGTGACAGCGTCTCCCCAACTAGGGAAGCGCAGACGACCCGCCAAGACACTCTACCATCGGCGAATGTTCTGCTGTAGGCGGCCAGGCGACAGTGACACAGGCGGGCTGGGCATGGAGATGCCGGTGGCGGGGTTGACAATGGGGATGGCATTGCGACCGCGCGCGGCAGAGGGCTGGTGCAGCTTGAAGCTCGAAGGCTGAGACTGGAAGCTGGGCGGGACAAAGGGCGGCGATGACGAGTTGAGCGAGAAGGCGGGGGCCACGGTCTGGGGCTGCTGCGTGGGCGAGGCTTCGGGCGAGTTGCTGGCGAGCGAGGAGCGCTCCgaggcagagatggaaaCCAGCTGTTGGCGCGGCGAGTCAGAGAGGCTGCGCAGAGACGAGGGGGACGAGGCCCCCGATCTTGAAGGGCTACTCACGTCGCTGTCAGTCAGCAGGCCGGGGCAGAACTCGAGGTCGTCCTCGAGATCGAAAGACCGGCCGGCCTCGAAGCGGGTGCGAAAGGCGGACAGGGCGGCCGTCTCGTTGAGCTCCTTCATGCTGCGCACGCCGCGGAACTGGCGCTGCGAGTTCTGCGAGACGGTCAGGCGGGGGGTTCTGCGGTTGCGGCCGCCGCTGTGGTGGTTGTGCGAGACAGCGGCGACGTGCGCAGCATGCGCGTTGTATCCGTAGTATGAAGACATGGTTCGGTCTGGGAGTCTATGTTATGAGTCGGAGTGGTGGTCCAGCGTGAGAGGTGGACAAGCCCGGGTTGTGGACGTTTGGTTGCTTGGTGCAAAAATGTTGTGTGTGGAATTGAAGCCTAGGCGCTAAGCGGTAGGGCAGCAACGATTTGGTAGTTGACGGTGCAGAGTCTCGAGTCTGgcttgagcagcagaagaagcggattGATTGAATTAGACAGTTACGACAAATCgggacgatgaagaaaaagtcgTTGCTGCAAAGTGCCGGCGTGGGTTTGTGTATGTATCTAATTTTGGAGAGCAAGAAAATGTGTGAAGAGAAGTTTAATGTggtagcaacagcaacagagGTACTGCAGAGCGTTTGGGGGCGGGTGGTACAAATGGGTGGGAAgcaggaaaaagcaaaagagcagaGGGAAGCAGGGCAGAAGCGCTCGGGGGGTTGCGGCGGGCAGCGGCCTTTTTGTTTGGTTGCGAAGCCCTTTGGGGGACCCTCTTCGCTGAAGGTCCCGGCGGCGCAGCCTGTCGAATGAGATTCCGGCGAGCCAGGATGCGCCGTCTTCGCCACCGGCTAGCGATTGGGCTGGCgtgcagcagcgctgctAGTGCTGGGTCGTACTAGCAGGTCGAGGGCTCCGTACCGGGACTAGGGGCCCCTTGGGGGGGTTCCAGGG is drawn from Trichoderma atroviride chromosome 7, complete sequence and contains these coding sequences:
- a CDS encoding uncharacterized protein (EggNog:ENOG41); protein product: MSSYYGYNAHAAHVAAVSHNHHSGGRNRRTPRLTVSQNSQRQFRGVRSMKELNETAALSAFRTRFEAGRSFDLEDDLEFCPGLLTDSDLVSISASERSSLASNSPEASPTQQPQTVAPAFSLNSSSPPFVPPSFQSQPSSFKLHQPSAARGRNAIPIVNPATGISMPSPPVSLSPGRLQQNIRRW